One genomic window of Octopus bimaculoides isolate UCB-OBI-ISO-001 chromosome 2, ASM119413v2, whole genome shotgun sequence includes the following:
- the LOC106868106 gene encoding methylmalonyl-CoA epimerase, mitochondrial: protein MALARHALSRWATRMNFTVPNRYFQKNSTQLKDWNIGKLNHIAIAVTDLNKAVALYKDVLGAKVSSKMDLPEHGVSTVFVELGETKIELLYPLGEKSPINNFLEKNKNGGMHHICIEVDDIKKTVKDLRSKNIRLLSDDVKIGAHGKPVIFVHPKDCNGVLVEFEQC from the exons ATGGCGTTGGCAAGACATGCACTTTCGAGATGGGCAACAAgaatg aacTTTACTGTGCCAAACAGATATTTCCAGAAAAATTCCACACAACTGAAG GATTGGAATATTGGCAAACTGAACCATATTGCAATAGCTGTGACAGATTTAAACAAAGCCGTTGCTCTTTATAAAGATGTTTTAGGAGCTAAAGTTAGCAGTAAAATG GATTTGCCAGAGCATGGAGTATCAACTGTGTTTGTAGAACTTGGGGAAACTAAAATTGAg CTGCTTTATCCTTTAGGGGAGAAGAGTCCAATCAATAACTTCTTAGAGAAAAACAAGAATGGTGGAATGCATCACATTTGTATTGAg GTTGATGACATTAAGAAAACTGTGAAAGACTTACGTTCCAAAAATATCCGGTTACTCTCTGATGATGTTAAAATTGGAGCCCATGGGAAGCCTGTAATATTTGTCCATCCAAAAGACTGTAATGGAGTGCTTGTTGAGTTTGAACAGTGCTAA